One genomic window of Quercus robur chromosome 6, dhQueRobu3.1, whole genome shotgun sequence includes the following:
- the LOC126688474 gene encoding hydroxyethylthiazole kinase codes for MEEDKLRGKAEPSGWPAKAWSLLSATRSESPLIQCITNFVSMDLMANTLLSAGASPAMIHSADEIPDFTPHARALCINVGTLSADWLPAMKLAAQFACQSGKPWVLDPVAAGASSFRLKACLELVELKPTVIRGNASEVIALSNATLGTSKGVDSSHESTDAVEAAKSLAQASGAIVAVSGAVDIVTDGERVVGAHNGVPMMQRITATGCSVTALIAAFVAVDPLHALEATVSALSIFGVAGEMGMNLAKGPASLRMHLIDSLYGLDDAVVHSRVSITSFS; via the exons atGGAAGAAGACAAGTTGAGAGGAAAAGCAGAGCCAAGCGGGTGGCCCGCGAAAGCGTGGAGCCTTCTCTCCGCAACCCGAAGCGAATCGCCGCTTATCCAATGCATCACCAACTTTGTGTCCATGGATCTGATGGCCAACACGCTCCTCTCCGCCGGTGCATCGCCCGCCATGATCCACAGCGCAGACGAGATTCCTGATTTCACACCTCACGCCCGCGCTCTCTGCATCAACGTCGGCACTCTCTCTGCCGACTGGCTACCGGCCATGAAGCTCGCTGCCCAGTTCGCGTGTCAGTCCGGTAAGCCTTGGGTTCTCGACCCCGTTGCTGCTGGGGCTTCCAGTTTCCGGTTAAAGGCGTGTTTGGAACTCGTGGAACTTAAGCCCACTGTTATCCGAGGAAATGCGTCCGAGGTTATTGCTCTTTCCAATGCCACTTTAGGAACCAgtaag gGTGTAGACAGCTCCCACGAGTCTACTGATGCTGTGGAAGCAGCAAAGTCATTGGCTCAAGCAAGTGGTGCCATAGTTGCAGTATCTGGGGCTGTTGATATTGTTACAGATGGGGAGAGAGTTGTTGGTGCTCACAATGGGGTGCCCATGATGCAGAGAATCACAGCAACAGGGTGTTCAGTCACTGCTCTTATTGCTGCCTTTGTTGCTGTTGATCCTTTGCATGCTTTGGAAGCAACAGTTTCTGCATTATCCATATTTGGGGTTGCCGGTGAGATGGGAATGAACTTGGCCAAGGGTCCAGCTTCCTTGCGAATGCACTTGATAGATTCTCTCTATGGACTTGATGATGCTGTTGTACATTCTCGCGTTAGCATAACCAGCTTTTCATAA
- the LOC126688476 gene encoding dirigent protein 16-like, with amino-acid sequence MSSAYIFLTMLVALVQVGMVFAVVDPVAATGKEPILELYMHDILGGSGPTARPITGLLGNIYDGQVPFARPIGFLPPQGGVAIPNANGAIPTVNGLNGIPLGTGLAGTNFAGNTNGQNQPQTQLGPDGLGLGFGTITVIDDVLTSAPELGSQTIGQAQGIYVASSADGTTQMMTFTAMIEGGEYGDSLNFYGIYKIGSTMSYLSLTGGTGKFKNACGFAEVRSLIPPGQHVTDGAETLLRITVHLSY; translated from the coding sequence ATGTCATCAGCTTACATTTTCCTCACAATGTTAGTTGCTCTGGTACAAGTGGGGATGGTTTTTGCTGTAGTTGACCCTGTAGCAGCCACTGGAAAAGAACCAATTCTTGAGTTATACATGCATGACATTCTTGGGGGTAGTGGCCCTACAGCAAGGCCAATCACTGGCTTGCTGGGTAACATCTATGATGGTCAAGTGCCCTTTGCAAGGCCAATAGGTTTCCTTCCCCCTCAAGGTGGAGTGGCTATCCCCAATGCCAATGGTGCCATTCCTACGGTTAATGGTCTCAATGGCATCCCACTAGGAACTGGCTTAGCTGGTACAAATTTTGCGGGAAATACAAATGGTCAGAACCAACCTCAAACCCAACTGGGACCTGATGGTTTGGGACTAGGATTCGGAACAATTACtgtcattgatgatgtgctGACCTCTGCACCTGAGTTGGGGTCACAGACAATTGGTCAAGCTCAAGGAATTTACGTGGCGAGTTCAGCAGATGGAACTACACAGATGATGACGTTTACAGCCATGATTGAAGGAGGGGAATATGGTGACAGCCTAAACTTCTATGGTATATACAAGATAGGAAGCACCATGTCATATTTGTCATTGACTGGTGGTACTGGCAAGTTCAAGAATGCATGTGGGTTTGCCGAGGTGCGGTCACTTATCCCACCTGGCCAACATGTCACAGATGGTGCAGAGACATTGCTGAGGATAACAGTCCATCTAAGCTACTGA
- the LOC126688475 gene encoding dirigent protein 16, whose product MFKQSPPFIFIIMLVATVQMTSVIAAVNHAVDSKEPTLELYLHDILGGSSPTARPITGLLGNIYDGQVPFAKQIGFIPPQGGVAIPNANGALPTVNGVNGLPLGTGLGGTASAGNNQNPPQTQLGPDGLGLGFGTITVIDDILTSSPDLGSQTLGKAQGVYVASSADGTTQMMTFTAMIEGGEYNDNLNFYGVYKIGNAVSYLSVTGGTGKFKNACGIAEVRPLLSSGQHVIDGAETLLRIIVHLKY is encoded by the coding sequence ATGTTCAAGCAATCACCACCATTCATTTTCATCATAATGCTAGTTGCAACTGTGCAAATGACAAGCGTCATTGCTGCAGTTAATCATGCAGTAGACAGCAAAGAACCAACACTTGAGTTATACTTGCATGACATTCTTGGGGGAAGTAGCCCTACAGCTAGGCCAATCACTGGCTTGTTAGGTAACATCTATGATGGTCAAGTGCCCTTTGCAAAGCAGATAGGGTTTATCCCTCCACAAGGAGGGGTTGCCATCCCCAATGCCAACGGTGCCCTTCCAACCGTCAATGGTGTCAATGGTCTCCCACTAGGAACCGGCTTAGGTGGTACTGCTTCTGCAGGAAATAATCAGAACCCACCTCAGACCCAGCTGGGACCTGATGGGTTGGGACTAGGCTTTGGAACAATCACCGTTATTGATGACATATTGACCTCCAGTCCTGATTTGGGCTCTCAAACTCTGGGGAAAGCTCAAGGAGTTTATGTGGCAAGCTCTGCAGATGGGACCACACAGATGATGACATTTACTGCTATGATTGAAGGAGGGGAATATAATGACAACCTCAATTTCTATGGAGTGTACAAGATTGGGAATGCCGTGTCATATTTGTCAGTGACAGGAGGGACTGGCAAGTTTAAGAATGCTTGTGGGATTGCGGAAGTACGACCACTCTTATCTTCTGGTCAACATGTCATAGATGGTGCAGAGACACTGCTGAGGATCATCGTCCATCTAAAATATTGA